A single region of the Salarchaeum japonicum genome encodes:
- a CDS encoding RtcB family protein — protein sequence MTTFDADGRTLERVREHVWELPQEDGMNVPARVLASEELLEHIKDDDTLDQIANVTHLPGVVTNALCMPDGHQGYGFPVGGVAAMDAENGCISPGGVGFDINCGVRMVKTTLTYEDVAGREEELVDALFDAVPTGLGGGGVVDSSHSAVEEILEDGMEWALREGYAVPDDLEHCEDEGRRPDADPSAVSQKAKDRGANQIGSLGSGNHFLEVQRVTDVFRDDVADSYGLEEDQLVVLIHCGSRGLGHQVCSDYLRRIEDEHPDFLDSLPDKNLAAAPAGSALADEYYGAMCAAINFAWVNRQLIMHQTREVFADVFDTSWEALGMELLYDVAHNIAKKETHTVDGAERELYVHRKGATRAFPAGREEVPPAYRDVGQPVIIPGSMGAGSYVLRGGADSLDVTFGSTAHGAGRLMSRTRAKQQFDADDVQTGLEEHDRIYVKAQSGETIAEEAPGVYKDVDEVIRVSDDLGIGDKVARTFPVCNIKG from the coding sequence ATGACCACGTTCGACGCCGACGGCCGCACCCTCGAACGCGTCCGCGAACACGTCTGGGAACTCCCCCAGGAGGACGGCATGAACGTTCCCGCGCGCGTGCTCGCCAGCGAGGAACTCCTCGAACACATCAAAGACGACGACACGCTCGACCAGATAGCGAACGTCACCCACCTCCCCGGCGTCGTCACGAACGCGCTCTGCATGCCGGACGGCCACCAGGGCTACGGCTTCCCGGTCGGCGGCGTCGCCGCGATGGACGCCGAAAACGGCTGCATCAGCCCTGGAGGCGTGGGTTTCGACATCAATTGCGGCGTCAGGATGGTGAAGACGACCCTCACCTATGAGGACGTGGCGGGCCGCGAGGAGGAACTCGTGGACGCGCTGTTCGACGCCGTCCCCACGGGCCTCGGCGGCGGCGGCGTCGTGGACTCCAGTCACAGCGCGGTCGAGGAGATTCTGGAGGACGGCATGGAGTGGGCGCTCCGCGAGGGGTACGCGGTGCCCGACGACCTCGAACACTGCGAGGACGAGGGGCGGCGGCCGGACGCCGACCCGAGCGCGGTGAGTCAGAAGGCGAAAGACCGCGGCGCGAACCAGATCGGGAGCCTCGGCTCCGGGAACCACTTCCTCGAAGTCCAGCGCGTCACCGATGTCTTCCGAGACGACGTGGCAGACTCGTACGGCCTCGAAGAAGACCAACTCGTCGTGCTCATCCACTGCGGGTCGCGGGGCCTCGGCCACCAGGTGTGTTCGGACTACCTGCGGCGCATCGAGGACGAACACCCGGACTTCCTCGACAGCCTCCCGGACAAGAACCTCGCCGCCGCGCCCGCCGGGAGCGCGCTCGCCGACGAGTACTACGGCGCGATGTGCGCCGCCATCAACTTCGCGTGGGTGAACCGCCAACTCATCATGCACCAGACCAGGGAGGTGTTCGCGGACGTGTTCGACACCTCGTGGGAAGCACTCGGGATGGAACTCCTCTACGACGTGGCGCACAACATCGCGAAGAAGGAGACGCACACCGTCGACGGCGCGGAGCGCGAACTCTACGTCCACCGGAAGGGCGCGACGCGCGCGTTCCCGGCGGGCCGCGAAGAAGTCCCGCCCGCGTACCGCGACGTCGGTCAGCCGGTCATCATCCCGGGGAGTATGGGCGCGGGGAGCTACGTGCTCCGCGGCGGCGCGGACTCCCTGGACGTGACGTTCGGCTCCACCGCGCACGGCGCGGGCCGCCTGATGAGTCGCACTCGCGCGAAACAGCAGTTCGACGCCGACGACGTGCAGACGGGACTGGAGGAACACGACCGCATCTACGTGAAGGCGCAGAGCGGCGAGACCATCGCGGAGGAAGCGCCCGGCGTCTACAAGGACGTGGACGAAGTCATCCGGGTCTCCGACGACCTCGGCATCGGCGACAAGGTCGCGCGAACCTTCCCCGTCTGCAACATCAAGGGGTAG
- a CDS encoding translation initiation factor eIF-2B: MIDETAEEIREMRTHSSSVVAVKAARALRELDDQEFPTVEEYVRALERNSRALRRASPSHASLVTTQREIVDAIHDADPESVEDAKEATRAAVERVVERVESAKHAAAEQVADDLDDGATILTHDYSTTVLEAIELAAEDGTYLDVYVTEARPRHLGRKAARVLAEIDRVTPTLIVDGAAGYYLDDCDEVLVGMDCIVDDTLYNRVGTYPLCATANDTDTPVTVAGSSAKIVDSEGFRFENEFRTASEVIREPPEGFEVANPSYDETPTRLLDRVVTEDGVQTF; the protein is encoded by the coding sequence ATGATAGACGAGACCGCCGAGGAGATTCGGGAGATGCGAACGCACTCCTCCTCGGTCGTCGCCGTGAAGGCCGCGCGGGCGCTCCGCGAACTCGACGACCAGGAGTTTCCGACCGTGGAGGAGTACGTGCGGGCGCTGGAGCGGAACAGCCGCGCGCTCCGGCGAGCCAGCCCCTCGCACGCGAGTCTCGTCACGACGCAGCGCGAAATCGTGGACGCGATTCACGACGCCGACCCCGAGTCCGTTGAGGACGCGAAAGAGGCGACGCGCGCGGCGGTCGAGCGCGTGGTCGAGCGCGTCGAATCGGCGAAACACGCGGCCGCAGAACAGGTCGCGGACGACCTCGACGACGGCGCGACGATCCTGACGCACGACTACTCGACGACCGTCCTGGAGGCCATCGAGCTCGCGGCGGAGGACGGAACGTACCTCGACGTGTACGTCACGGAGGCCCGGCCGCGTCATCTCGGCCGGAAGGCGGCGCGCGTGCTCGCGGAGATCGACCGCGTCACGCCGACGCTCATCGTGGACGGCGCGGCGGGCTACTACCTCGACGACTGCGACGAGGTGCTCGTCGGGATGGACTGCATCGTGGACGACACGCTCTACAACCGCGTCGGAACGTACCCGCTCTGCGCGACCGCGAACGACACGGACACGCCCGTTACGGTGGCGGGGTCGAGCGCGAAAATCGTCGATAGCGAGGGGTTCCGGTTCGAGAACGAGTTCCGCACCGCCAGCGAAGTCATCCGCGAACCCCCGGAGGGGTTCGAGGTCGCGAACCC